GCGCCATCCTTGAGGATATTGGTGTAGATCAGGTTATTGACCGGCATGGTGATACCCAGCACCACCACCACGGCGATACCCAGGCCGATCGCCGTCTCGACCTTCTTCGAGATGGCGATAAAGGTGCACATGCCCAGGAAGAACGCCAGCGCCATGTTCTCAACGAACACCGCCCGGACGAACAGGCTGATGTAATGCTCCATTAGTAAGCCTCCTTATTCGAGACCTGTGGGGCCATCTTGTAGGCGTTGCTCTCGACCTGGTCGGTTTTCCAGCTGCGGATGGCCCAGATGAACAGGCCGATCAGGAAGAAGGCCGAAGGTGGCAGCAGCAGCATGCCGTTGGGCTGGTACCAGCCACCGTCGTTGACCACCGGAATGATCTCGTAGCCCATCAGCTTACCGGCGCCGAACAGCTCGCGGATGATGCCCAGGGCAATCAGGAATGCGCTGTAGCCCAGGCCGTTGCCGATGCCGTCGAAGAACGACAAGACCGGCGGGTTCTGCATGGCGAAGGCTTCGGCGCGGCCCATCACGATGCAGTTGGTGATGATCAGGCCGACGAACACCGACAGCTGTTTGGACAGACTGAAGGCGTAGGCCTTGAGCACCTGATCCACCACGATCACCAAGGAGGCGATGATCACCATCTGCACGATCATGCGGATCGAGCTGGGGATCTGGCTGCGGATCATCGAGATGAACAGGTTGGAGAAACCGGTCACCAGGGTCAGCGCCGCGGACATCACCAGGGCGGTCTGCAGGTTCGAGGTCACCGCCAGGGCCGAACAGATCCCGAGGATCTGCAGGCCGATGGGGTTGTTGTTGAAAATCGGATTGAGCAGGACTTCTTTAATAGTCGGCTGCGACATGATCAAGCCTCCCCTGCGCGAAGATTAGCGATAAACGGACCGAAGCCGTTCTGACCGAGCCAGAACTTCAGCAGGTTATCCACCCCTTTGCTGGTCAGGGTGGCGCCGGCCAAACCGTCGACCTGATGCTCGGCTTGCGAACTCTGCGGATCGACGCCGCCCTTGACGATTTCCACGGCCAGATCGCCGCTTTCATCAAACAGCGTCTTGCCCGGCCATTGCCCCTTCCACTTGGGATTGTCGACTTCGCCGCCCAGCCCTGGCGTTTCGCCATGCTGATAGAAGCCCATGCCGACCACGGTATTGAGGTCGCCCTTGACGGCGATGAAACCGTGCAGGGTCGACCACAGGCCGTAGCCACGCACCGGCAGGATCAGCGTCTGCACCTGACCGTCCTGCTCCACCATGTACACAGTGGAGAAACGCTCCTGACGCTTGATCCCGGCGATGTCCTCACTGGCTGGCAGCGCGCTGGACAGTTTCGGGTCCTTGGACGCCTTGAGTGGATCGAAGGTGATCGGATCATGGGCATCGGAGAAACTGCCGCTCTCCAGATCGACCAGTTTCGCGGTGATGGTACTGGCAAACAGCTCCTTGACCTGCTTGCCGCTCATCGAAGGATCGCCCAGACCGGCGATGGCCAGGATGCTGCGCTGCTTGTCCAGCAGGCGATTGTCGACCTGGGTCGGCTTCAGTGCGATGGCGGCGCCGGCGACGAACACCGAGCACACCAGGCACACCAGCAGGGCCACCGTCAGCGTACGGACGGTAGATTCTTTTTGACTAGACATTGCGTGCCAGCCTCCGCTTGATATTGGCCTGAACGACGAAGTGGTCGATCAGCGGTGCGAACAAGTTGGCGAACAGAATCGCCAGCATCATGCCTTCCGGGAATGCCGGGTTGACCACACGGATCAGCACGACCATCACGCCGATCAGGGCGCCGAAGATCCACTTGCCGGTGTTGGTCATGGACGCCGACACCGGGTCGGTGGCCATGTAGAACATGCCGAAGGCGAAGCCGCCGACCACCAGGTGCCAATGCCAGGGCATGGCGAACATCGGGTTGGTGTCCGAACCGATGGCGTTGAACAGCAGGGTCAGGCCGACCATGCCGAGCATCACGCCCGAGACGATGCGCCAGGAGGCGATCTTGGTCAGCACCAGCACGCCGCCGCCGATCAGGATGGCCAGGGTGCTGGTCTCGCCCAGGGAGCCGTGAATGGTGCCGACGAAGGCGTCCATCCAGGTGACACCCTGGTTGATGACGTTCTCGATGCCACCGGAAGCCGCCAGACTCAGGGCCGTGGCGCCGGCAAAGCCGTCCACGGTGGTCCACACCGCGTCGCCGGACATCTGCGCCGGGTAGGCGAAGAACAGGAAGGCACGACCGGTCAGGGCCGGGTTGAGGAAGTTCTTGCCGGTGCCGCCGAACACTTCCTTGCCGATCACCACGCCGAAGCTGATGCCCAGAGCCACCTGCCACAGCGGAATGCTCGGCGGCAGGATCAGGGCGAACAGCACGGAAGTCACGAAGAAGCCTTCGTTGACCTCATGCTTGCGGATCGACGCGAACAGCACTTCCCAGAAACCGCCGACGATGAAGGTCACCGCATAGACAGGCAGGAACCAGGCCGCGCCCTGGATGAAGTTATCCCACAGGCTGTTCGGGTCGAACCCGGCCAGCGAGCCGATCAGGGCGAAGCGCCAGCCCTCCTGAGCGGCCAGCAGCTCGGGGCTATTGGCGAAGATCAGGTTGGCCTGATAGCCGGCGTTCCACATGCCGAAGAACATCGCCGGAAAGGTGCACAGCCAGACCGTGATCATCATGCGCTTGAGGTCGATGCCGTCGCGCACGTGGGCGGTGGTCTTGGTCACGCTGCCCGGGCGGTAGAAGAAGGTGTCGATGGCTTCGTACAAGGCATACCAGTTCTCGTACTTGCCGCCCTTCTCGAAGTTGTGCTCGATCTTGTCGAGGAAATCGCGAATACCCATGGATTAACCCTCCTTCTCGATACGGGCGAGGTTATCCCGCAGGATCGGGCCGTATTCATACTTGCCCGCGCACACATAGGTGCACAGGGCCAGGTCTTCTTCGTCGAGCTCCAGGCAACCCAGTTTCTGGGCCATCTCGGTGTCGCCGACGATCAGGTAGCGGAGCAACTGGGTCGGCAGGATGTCCAGCGGCATCACGGCTTCGTAGTTGCCGACCGGGACCATGGCCCGCGGACTGCCGTTGGTGGTGGTCGAGAAGGCGAACTTCTTCGCCGCCATCAGCTTGGAGACGAAGATGTTCAGCACCGAATGCTTGTTGACCCCGGCGCGCAGGTAGTGCATCAGCTCGCGATCGGCACCCTCGGCCAGGCAGGACACCTGCACGTGGTAGCGACCCAGGAACGCGAAGGCGCCCTGCGCCGTGCGGCCGCCGAGCACGGAACCGGAAATCACCCGGTTGTAGCCGGATTGCAGCTGGCCCGCGGTCAGCTCTTCCAGATTGGCGCCCAGGCGGGTGCGCAGCAGACGTGGCTGCTCGACCACCGGACCGGCCAGGGCAACGACGCGCTCGACCCACAGCTGACCGCTGGTGAACAGCTTGCCGGCGGCAATCACGTCCTGATAGCCGATCGACCAGACGCTCTTCTGGGCGCTGACCGGATCGAGGAAGTGGATATGGGTGCCGGTCAGGCCGGCCGGATGCGGGCCGGCAAACGCCTCGGCCTGCACGTTGGCCTGCTGCTCACCCGGCAGGCTCGCGCCCTCGGCCTTGCACAGGAAGACCTTGCCGAGACGACTCAGCACCTTCAGGCCGTTCTCGAAGTCGCTGGCGTACTCGCCGATCACCACAGCCGGATCAGCCGCCAGCGGATGAGTGTCGATGGCGGTGACGAAGATCGAGCTGGGCACCGCATCGATGGCCGGCACCTTGCTGAACGGGCGCGTACGCAAGGCGGTCCAGAGGCCGGACTGCTGCAGGTTCTCGCGCACCTGGTCGGCGCTCAGGCTGTCCAGCTGAGCCACCGGATACTGGGCGAAGGTCAGTTGGTCGTCGCCATCGAGGTCGATCACCACCGACTGCAGCACCCGCTTCTCGCCGCGGTGGATCGCACTGACCACCCCAGCGCCCGGCGCGGTGTAGGTCACACCCGGCGTCTTCTTGTCGGAGAACAGCACCTGACCGAGTTTGACCCGGTCACCGACCTGAACCTCCATCGTCGGCTTCATCCCGTGATAATCGAAGCCTATGACGGCGACGCTACGCACCGGCCTGGCGGCCTCTATGCGTTGCGCCGGCGCGCCCGTCATGGGCAAGTCGAGCCCATCTTTTATTTTGATCATAGGTTTGCCTAACCACTGATTTATAAGCTTTTTTTAGAATACGAACGGCAGGTGGCGAGCTAATAGCCGAGCTCACGCCGATAGCATTATGGGCGTGAGTGATGATGCCGGACGCGGGTAAAAAATCCGCTTGATTATAAAGACGCCCCCACTGGCTTACTACCCAAGCGCTTGCTTTTTTTGGCCTTTCGCAACAGCACGCAACACTCGGCGGCTTGACCCCGAGCACCGTGCAGACGAAAACAGACCACCCAGCCACTCAGGCGCCCGCCATGCTCAGACCACTCGCCCTGTCCGCCCTGCTTCTGCTGAGCCCCACGCTCTTCGCCAGCGACCAGGAACGCCTGCGCCAGGCCGATTTCCCGGCACAAAGGGCGCTGGAGCAGACGCGACTGGAGCTGAAGAACCAGGCTGTACTCAACTACCTGTGGCTGGACGTGTACGCAGCGGCCCTCTATACCGAGCCCCGACTGCGCCCCGCCCAGGCAACCGCCAGCCAGAGCAGCAAACGCCTGGAGCTGTACTATTTTCGCGACATCGAGCGCGATGACCTGATCGAAGCGGCCTGGGTCACCCTGCGCAGACAGCACGCCGCAGCCACCCTCGAGCGCTTGCGCCCAGGACTCGACGCACTCCACAGCAACTTCCGCGACATCCGCCCCGGCGACCGCTACGCCCTGAACTACAGCCCCCGCGCCGGCCTCAGCCTGGAGCACAACGGCGTGACCGTCTTCACCAGCGACGACGCGGAACTCGCCAGCGCCTACCTGGGCATCTGGCTGGCCCCCAACGGCCTGTCCGAGCAACTGCGCGACACGCTGCTGGCAAATCCTGGGCAATAAAAAACGGGAGCCGAAGCTCCCGTTTCCGAGTGACCGTGAAAGGCTTAGCTCGGGAAGGCCGGCGGGTTGACCCCGACCATGTCTTCCATCACGCGCACCACCTGGCAGCTGTAGCCGAACTCGTTGTCGTACCACACGTACAGGACGACCCGATTGTCGTTGGCGATGGTCGCATCGGCGTCCACCACACCAGCATGACGCGAGCCGACGAAGTCGGTCGACACAACTTCCTGGGAATTGACGAAGTCAATCTGCTTGTGCAGATCAGAGTGCAGCGCCATGTAGCGCAGGTACTCGTTGACCTCTTCGCGACCGACCGACTTCTCCAGGTTGAGGTTGAGGATCGCCATGGACACGTTGGGCGTCGGCACGCGAATCGCGTTACCGGTCAGCTTGCCCTTGAGCACCGGCAGCGCCTTGGCCGCCGCGGTGGCCGCGCCAGTCTCGGTGATCACCATGTTCAACGCCGCGCTGCGGCCGCGACGGCTGCCCTTGTGGAAGTTGTCGATCAGGTTCTGATCGTTGGTGTAGGAGTGCACGGTCTCGACGTGACCATTGATGATGCCGTACTTGTCGTTCATCGCCTTGAGCACCGGCACGATGGCGTTGGTGGTGCAGGAGGCGGCAGACACGATCCTGTCATCGGCAGTGATGTCGAGATGGTTGATACCATGCACGATGTTCTTCAGCTCACCCTTGCCCGGCGCGGTCAGCACCACGCGATCGATGCCCGGGCACTTGAGGTGCTGGCCCAGGCCTTCGGCATCACGCCACTTGCCGGTATTGTCGACCAGCAGGGCATCCTGGATGCCGTACTGGGTGTAGTCGATGGACGCCGGATCGTTGGAGTAGATGATCTGAATCAGGTTGCCATTGGCGGTCAGGGTGCTGTTTTCCTCGTCGATGGTGATGGTGCCGTCGAAGGGGCCGTGCACCGAGTCGCGACGCAGCAGACTGGCACGCTTGACCAGGTCGTTCTCCGCGCCCTTGCGCACGACGATGGCGCGCAGGCGCAGGCCATCGCCACCACCGATCTTCTCGATCAGGATGCGCGCCAGCAGGCGACCGATGCGACCGAAGCCATACAGCACCACGTCGGTACCCTTGCGCGCCACGGCATTCTGCTGACCGGCGACCGGCGCCAGCTCATCGCGCACGAATTCCTCGATGCTACGGCCGTTGGCCTCTTGCAGGAACTTGGCCATCATCCGGCCCAGGTCCACGGAGGCGGCACCCAGCTTGAGCTCGCTCATGGTCTTGAGCATGGGGAACGTGTCATGCACCGACAGCTCGGCGTCGCCGTCCAGGCGATGACGGGCATAGCGGTGGGCTTTGAGAATCTGGATGACGGAGCGGTTGATCAGGCTACGACCGTAGATCGAGGTGACCACGTTGTTGTTGCGATAGAGCTGACCAATCATCGGAATCATCGCTTCCGCAAGGGCTTCTCGATCGATCCACTCACCAAGACACTGGTCGGGCTTCTGAGTCACGGGCAATACCTTCCACATGTAGGGGCTGAAAAAAGGGGCTACATTATGACGGCGTGCGCAGGCAGGAGCAATGCACAGCTGTCGCAACTGACACGATGCGCCCTCGCCCGCTACAATCGCCGGCCTTGTACCACGACCGTGAGCCGCCCGTGCCTTTACCGACCGTGTCCGTACTGCGCCTGCCGCCCCTGCCGGCCACCGCCGGAAAACAGCACTGGGGCAACCTGCCCGGCGCCGCCCTGAGCCTGGCCATTGCCGAAGCCGCCAGCGCCGTCCAGCGCTTCACCCTGCTGCTGACCGCCGACAGCCAGAGCGCCGAGCGCCTGGAGCAGGAGCTGAGTTTCTTCGCCCCGTCGTTGCCGGTGCTGCATTTCCCCGATTGGGAAACCCTGCCCTACGACCTGTTTTCGCCGCACCAGGACATCATTTCCCAGCGTATCGCCGCGCTCTACCGCCTGCCGGAGTTGAAGCATGGCGTGCTGGTAGTGCCCATCACCACCGCCCTACACCGCCTGGCGCCGAAGCGCTTCCTGCTCGGCAGCAGCCTGGTCCTGGATGTCGGCCAGAAACTCGACGTCGACGAGATGCGCCTGCGCCTGGAAGCGGCCGGCTACCGCTGCGTCGACACCGTCTACGAGCATGGCGAGTTCGCCGTGCGCGGGGCGCTGATCGACCTGTTCCCGATGGGCAGCGAGCTGCCCTACCGCATCGACCTGTTCGACGACGAGATCGAAACCCTGCGCACCTTCGATCCGGAGACCCAGCGTTCGATCGACAAGGTCGAATCGATCAAGCTGCTGCCGGCCCGGGAGTTCCCCCTCGAGAAGAAGGCCGTCACCGATTTTCGCGGGCGCTTTCGCGAGCGCTTCGACGTCGACTTCCGCCGCTGCCCGATCTACCAGGACCTCGCCACCGGCATCACCCCGGCCGGCATCGAGTACTACCTGCCGCTGTTCTTCGAGGAGTCGGCCACCCTGTTCGACTACCTGCCCCAGGACACCCAGGTGTTCTCCCTGCCCGGCATCGAGAAGGCCGCCGAACACTTCTGGGTCGACGCGCGCAACCGCTACGAGGAACGCCGGGTCGACCCCGAGCGTCCGCTGCTGCCGCCGGCCGACATCTTCCTGCCGGTGGAGGAGTGTTTCGCCCGCTTGAAGGACTGGCCGCGGGTGGTGATCAGCCAGGAGGATATCGAGCCGGGCGTCGGCCGCCAGCGCTTCAACGCCCAGCCACTGCCGGAACTGGCCATCGAGGCCAAGGCCAACGAACCGCTGGCCGCCCTGCGCCGTTTCATCGAGGCCCATCCCGGGCGCATCCTGTTCTGCGCCGAATCCGCCGGCCGCCGCGAGGTGCTGCTGGAACTGCTCGCCCGCCTCAAGCTCAAGCCCCGGGAAGTCGAAGGCTGGGAGGCGTTCAGCGCCAGCAGCGAGCGCCTGGCCATCTGCATCGCCCCCTTGGACGAGGGCCTGCTGCTCGATGAACTGGCGCTGATCGCCGAGAGCCCGCTGTTTGGCCAACGGGTCATGCAGCGCCGCCGCCGGGAGAAGACCCGCGATGGTGGCGACAATGTGATCAAGAACCTCACCGAGCTGCGCGAAGGCGCGCCGGTGGTGCACATCGACCACGGCGTCGGCCGCTACCAGGGGCTGATCACCCTGGAGATCGAAGGCCAGAGCGCCGAATTCCTCGCCCTGCAGTACGCCGAGGAGGCCAAGCTCTACGTGCCGGTGGCCAGCCTGCACCTGATCGCCCGCTACACCGGCAGCGACGACGCCCTGGCGCCGCTGCATCGACTCGGCTCGGAGACCTGGCAGAAGGCCAAGCGCAAGGCCGCCGAGCAGGTGCGCGATGTGGCCGCCGAGCTGCTCGACATCTATGCCCGTCGCGCCGCCCGCGAGGGTTACGCCTTCGCCGACCCGCAGCTCGACTACGCCACCTTCAGCGCCGGCTTCCCCTTCGAGGAAACCCCGGACCAGCAGGCCGCGATCGACGCGGTGCGCGATGACATGCTGGCGCCCAAGCCGATGGACCGCCTGGTCTGTGGCGACGTCGGCTTCGGCAAGACCGAGGTGGCCATGCGGGCCGCCTTCATCGCCGTGCACAGCGGCCGCCAGGTGGCGGTCTTGGTGCCCACCACCCTGCTCGCCCAACAGCACTACAACAGTTTCCGCGATCGCTTCGCCGACTGGCCGGTCAAAGTCGAGGTCATGAGCCGCTTCAAGAGCGCCAAGGAAGTCGGCGAGGCCATGCAGCAGTTGGCCGAAGGCAAGGTCGACATCGTCATCGGCACCCACAAGCTGCTGCAGGACGACGTCAAGTTCAACAACCTGGGCCTGGTGATCATCGACGAGGAACACCGCTTCGGCGTGCGCCAGAAGGAACAGCTCAAGGCCCTGCGCAGCGAGGTGGACATCCTCACCCTCACCGCCACGCCGATTCCGCGCACCCTGAACATGGCGGTGGCGGGCATGCGCGACCTGTCGATCATCGCCACCCCGCCGGCGCGCCGCCTGTCGGTGCGCACCTTCGTCATGGAACAGCAGAACGGCGTGGTCAAGGAAGCCCTGCTGC
The genomic region above belongs to Pseudomonas benzenivorans and contains:
- a CDS encoding NADH:ubiquinone reductase (Na(+)-transporting) subunit D, with translation MIMSQPTIKEVLLNPIFNNNPIGLQILGICSALAVTSNLQTALVMSAALTLVTGFSNLFISMIRSQIPSSIRMIVQMVIIASLVIVVDQVLKAYAFSLSKQLSVFVGLIITNCIVMGRAEAFAMQNPPVLSFFDGIGNGLGYSAFLIALGIIRELFGAGKLMGYEIIPVVNDGGWYQPNGMLLLPPSAFFLIGLFIWAIRSWKTDQVESNAYKMAPQVSNKEAY
- a CDS encoding Na(+)-translocating NADH-quinone reductase subunit C; the protein is MSSQKESTVRTLTVALLVCLVCSVFVAGAAIALKPTQVDNRLLDKQRSILAIAGLGDPSMSGKQVKELFASTITAKLVDLESGSFSDAHDPITFDPLKASKDPKLSSALPASEDIAGIKRQERFSTVYMVEQDGQVQTLILPVRGYGLWSTLHGFIAVKGDLNTVVGMGFYQHGETPGLGGEVDNPKWKGQWPGKTLFDESGDLAVEIVKGGVDPQSSQAEHQVDGLAGATLTSKGVDNLLKFWLGQNGFGPFIANLRAGEA
- a CDS encoding NADH:ubiquinone reductase (Na(+)-transporting) subunit B; protein product: MGIRDFLDKIEHNFEKGGKYENWYALYEAIDTFFYRPGSVTKTTAHVRDGIDLKRMMITVWLCTFPAMFFGMWNAGYQANLIFANSPELLAAQEGWRFALIGSLAGFDPNSLWDNFIQGAAWFLPVYAVTFIVGGFWEVLFASIRKHEVNEGFFVTSVLFALILPPSIPLWQVALGISFGVVIGKEVFGGTGKNFLNPALTGRAFLFFAYPAQMSGDAVWTTVDGFAGATALSLAASGGIENVINQGVTWMDAFVGTIHGSLGETSTLAILIGGGVLVLTKIASWRIVSGVMLGMVGLTLLFNAIGSDTNPMFAMPWHWHLVVGGFAFGMFYMATDPVSASMTNTGKWIFGALIGVMVVLIRVVNPAFPEGMMLAILFANLFAPLIDHFVVQANIKRRLARNV
- a CDS encoding Na(+)-translocating NADH-quinone reductase subunit A; this encodes MIKIKDGLDLPMTGAPAQRIEAARPVRSVAVIGFDYHGMKPTMEVQVGDRVKLGQVLFSDKKTPGVTYTAPGAGVVSAIHRGEKRVLQSVVIDLDGDDQLTFAQYPVAQLDSLSADQVRENLQQSGLWTALRTRPFSKVPAIDAVPSSIFVTAIDTHPLAADPAVVIGEYASDFENGLKVLSRLGKVFLCKAEGASLPGEQQANVQAEAFAGPHPAGLTGTHIHFLDPVSAQKSVWSIGYQDVIAAGKLFTSGQLWVERVVALAGPVVEQPRLLRTRLGANLEELTAGQLQSGYNRVISGSVLGGRTAQGAFAFLGRYHVQVSCLAEGADRELMHYLRAGVNKHSVLNIFVSKLMAAKKFAFSTTTNGSPRAMVPVGNYEAVMPLDILPTQLLRYLIVGDTEMAQKLGCLELDEEDLALCTYVCAGKYEYGPILRDNLARIEKEG
- a CDS encoding chalcone isomerase family protein, which gives rise to MLRPLALSALLLLSPTLFASDQERLRQADFPAQRALEQTRLELKNQAVLNYLWLDVYAAALYTEPRLRPAQATASQSSKRLELYYFRDIERDDLIEAAWVTLRRQHAAATLERLRPGLDALHSNFRDIRPGDRYALNYSPRAGLSLEHNGVTVFTSDDAELASAYLGIWLAPNGLSEQLRDTLLANPGQ
- a CDS encoding glyceraldehyde-3-phosphate dehydrogenase codes for the protein MWKVLPVTQKPDQCLGEWIDREALAEAMIPMIGQLYRNNNVVTSIYGRSLINRSVIQILKAHRYARHRLDGDAELSVHDTFPMLKTMSELKLGAASVDLGRMMAKFLQEANGRSIEEFVRDELAPVAGQQNAVARKGTDVVLYGFGRIGRLLARILIEKIGGGDGLRLRAIVVRKGAENDLVKRASLLRRDSVHGPFDGTITIDEENSTLTANGNLIQIIYSNDPASIDYTQYGIQDALLVDNTGKWRDAEGLGQHLKCPGIDRVVLTAPGKGELKNIVHGINHLDITADDRIVSAASCTTNAIVPVLKAMNDKYGIINGHVETVHSYTNDQNLIDNFHKGSRRGRSAALNMVITETGAATAAAKALPVLKGKLTGNAIRVPTPNVSMAILNLNLEKSVGREEVNEYLRYMALHSDLHKQIDFVNSQEVVSTDFVGSRHAGVVDADATIANDNRVVLYVWYDNEFGYSCQVVRVMEDMVGVNPPAFPS
- the mfd gene encoding transcription-repair coupling factor, translated to MSVLRLPPLPATAGKQHWGNLPGAALSLAIAEAASAVQRFTLLLTADSQSAERLEQELSFFAPSLPVLHFPDWETLPYDLFSPHQDIISQRIAALYRLPELKHGVLVVPITTALHRLAPKRFLLGSSLVLDVGQKLDVDEMRLRLEAAGYRCVDTVYEHGEFAVRGALIDLFPMGSELPYRIDLFDDEIETLRTFDPETQRSIDKVESIKLLPAREFPLEKKAVTDFRGRFRERFDVDFRRCPIYQDLATGITPAGIEYYLPLFFEESATLFDYLPQDTQVFSLPGIEKAAEHFWVDARNRYEERRVDPERPLLPPADIFLPVEECFARLKDWPRVVISQEDIEPGVGRQRFNAQPLPELAIEAKANEPLAALRRFIEAHPGRILFCAESAGRREVLLELLARLKLKPREVEGWEAFSASSERLAICIAPLDEGLLLDELALIAESPLFGQRVMQRRRREKTRDGGDNVIKNLTELREGAPVVHIDHGVGRYQGLITLEIEGQSAEFLALQYAEEAKLYVPVASLHLIARYTGSDDALAPLHRLGSETWQKAKRKAAEQVRDVAAELLDIYARRAAREGYAFADPQLDYATFSAGFPFEETPDQQAAIDAVRDDMLAPKPMDRLVCGDVGFGKTEVAMRAAFIAVHSGRQVAVLVPTTLLAQQHYNSFRDRFADWPVKVEVMSRFKSAKEVGEAMQQLAEGKVDIVIGTHKLLQDDVKFNNLGLVIIDEEHRFGVRQKEQLKALRSEVDILTLTATPIPRTLNMAVAGMRDLSIIATPPARRLSVRTFVMEQQNGVVKEALLRELLRGGQVYYLHNDVKTIEKCAADLAVLVPEARIGIGHGQMRERDLEQVMSDFYHKRFNVLIASTIIETGIDVPSANTIIIERADKFGLAQLHQLRGRVGRSHHQAYAYLLTPPRKQVTDDAQKRLEAIANAQDLGAGFVLATHDLEIRGAGELLGDGQSGQIQAVGFTLYMEMLERAVKAIRKGEQPNLEQPLGGGPEINLRLPALIPEDYLPDVHARLILYKRIASATDEDGLKELQVEMIDRFGLLPEPTKNLVRLTLLKLQAERLGIKKVDAGPQGGRVEFAADTCVDPLTLIKLIQSQPNRYKFEGATLLKFLAPMERPELRFNTLEALFERLTPAA